The sequence below is a genomic window from Monodelphis domestica isolate mMonDom1 chromosome 2, mMonDom1.pri, whole genome shotgun sequence.
ATTTCATATGCAAATTGACACAGGTCAAGGAATATGGAATTACAGGAAAATTCACTCAACGAAGTAGGGATCAACAGTTCCTACCAACTTACAGCTGTGCAGTTCTGTTTTGAAAATGTGAATAAATCCTGCATCAAAACCTCATACTCCCCCTTTCCTCGAATGATTCTCTATGTGGTCTTTGGCTTTGGGACTCTGCTGGCAGTGTTTGGCAACTTGCTGGTCATCACTGCCATTCTTCACTTCAGGCAGCTGCACACACCTACAAACTTCCTCATTGCCTCCTTGGCTTGTGCTGACTTTTTGGTTGGACTCACTGTGATGCCCTTCAGCATGGTGAGGTCAGTGGAAAGTTGCTGGTATTTTGGGGAGAGTTTCTGTAAATTTCACACATGTTTTGATGGGTCATTTTGCtattcttctctcttccatttgtGTTTCATCTCTATTGATAGATATATTGCTGTCACTGATCCTCTGATCTATCCAACCAAGGTCACAGTGCCCATTTCAGGGATATGTATTGCCATATCCTGGAGTTGTTCAATAACatacattttttctctcttttacacaGGGGCCAATGATGATGGGTTGGAGGATCTGGTCATTGCTCTCACTTGTGTGGGAGGTTGCCAGGTCGCAATAAACCAAGATTGGGttctatttgaatttcttttgttctttatacCAACAGTTGCTATGCTTATTATATATAGCAAAATTTTTTTAGTGGCTAAACAGCAGGCTAGAAAGATAGAAAGTAGCAGCAACCAAACTCAGGCTTCTGCAGAGAGCTATAAGGATAGAGTAGCCAAACGAGAGAGAAAGGCTGCTAAAACATTAGGAATTGCTATGGCTGTGTTTCTTGTCTCTTGGTTACCATATTACATTGATACACTAATTGATGCTTATATGAATTTTATTACTCCAGCTTATGTCTATGAGATCTTAGCATGGTTTGTTTATTACAACTCAGCTATGAATCCCTTGATCTATGCCTTCTTTTACCCTTGGTTTCGTAAAGCAATAAAGCTCATTGTGAGTGGCAGAATCTTGATGAATGATTCTTCATCATTgaatttattttctgaaaaagGAGAAATGCATGACTAAGATAATTTTGGCATAAAATTCCAAAAGTACTATGGATCTAAAATTAAAGGTAAAATGTACTCTCTGGTGGACAATTCAAGAAATgttatcaatttttttctcaaGTTAATGGaaaattgcaaataataataatagtcctaAGACATTTCTTGCCATTATTAATATCAGAATTAAATAGTGTTTACTGACATAGTCAAATTTCTATACGTATTTACCAAAAATTTCATAGCAGCCTCCCTTGTCAGTGCAAAGACCTagaaaagaaatagttcctaTTGCTTATTTAAGGATAGGGGTGGGGTAATATTTTGtgtataaattaaatgaaaagtaatttttataagaaattatgaattagAGGAATTTGAAAAGCTTCAGaagatatttattgaaaaaattatttctaatactgtttcatttgatttctaatatTAACTGTAACATTGTACTCCTTATCTAAACCTTATCCTCATTCCTTTGTCCTGGGAAAGTCTTTGCATTCCCTGCTCCAGAGCATCTTCTATAATTGGGATAATTAAGACTGAGAATGTAagttccattctttcttttaaacagaACTAGTTTCAGCCATATGTGTCCAGGGGTGACATGGCTGTGCCCTTGATTACTTCCATTAGTATGAATGATAGCGATCAAAATTTAACCATACCTATCTCCATTTTTCTATCTAGAGAACCAGGAATATTACAATCTTATAATGAGGCATATGACAAGTGAGgatcagaaaagggaaaatattggTCCATCTTTTCACTGGGTATCTACCATTGACTTATTTATTGTCTACTAGCAGattaatgaatttctttttcagacCTGGAACTATGTTTCTAGGAACTTTTCTCCATTACAGTATGAAATAACACACAGTGAAATATCAGAGTCAGAATAATATGCTCAACAATTCCAATAATGAAAATCAAAAAGTGACAAGATGGTACCCAAACTGAATAACTGAACCATCAATAGTAGTCCCAGAGAACAGATAATGGAATATAAGTCTCTCTTTTTAGTAAGGAGGTGAGAAACTATGAAGGTAGAACATTGGGTAAAAGGTCAAGTGCAatgattctatttctattttgtttgtttgtttgtttgtttgtttgtttttgtatatttACTTAACTGCATTTCTTTGTCACTGGGGAGGGTCACATTTTGGGTTGAGAAGTGAGTTGAGATAAAGAAGATGTAATGGAATTGTcagtgatataaaaacagaagACAACAATAAATCTTTGTGTATTCAAAGAAGGGATTAGAGTAGccatttccctaatctataaagcatttgataagaaaattaatttagatttaggAAGGACTGAATGTTCTatttgtcctttaattttttcttttaattactttaaattttgtattttgtctttttaCCATTTTAATTGATGTTTGGTacccaaaataaattaaaaagcagcagctagcatttatataagcaCTTTAATATTTGAAGAGGGCTTTAAAGATATCTTTTTTCTGATTAGATATCTGAGagatagatgatattattattcccattttccagctgaggaaactgaggcagaaataggttaagtgatttacttagtAGATTTGCTGAGTTTTAATGGATTTCTC
It includes:
- the LOC100031146 gene encoding trace amine-associated receptor 9-like: MELQENSLNEVGINSSYQLTAVQFCFENVNKSCIKTSYSPFPRMILYVVFGFGTLLAVFGNLLVITAILHFRQLHTPTNFLIASLACADFLVGLTVMPFSMVRSVESCWYFGESFCKFHTCFDGSFCYSSLFHLCFISIDRYIAVTDPLIYPTKVTVPISGICIAISWSCSITYIFSLFYTGANDDGLEDLVIALTCVGGCQVAINQDWVLFEFLLFFIPTVAMLIIYSKIFLVAKQQARKIESSSNQTQASAESYKDRVAKRERKAAKTLGIAMAVFLVSWLPYYIDTLIDAYMNFITPAYVYEILAWFVYYNSAMNPLIYAFFYPWFRKAIKLIVSGRILMNDSSSLNLFSEKGEMHD